One genomic segment of Ipomoea triloba cultivar NCNSP0323 chromosome 9, ASM357664v1 includes these proteins:
- the LOC116028317 gene encoding 3-oxoacyl-[acyl-carrier-protein] synthase 3 A, chloroplastic-like has translation MGCQCVNPLLQNRPFSSQLTPVKFSGASISPTSSSRMVSLRPAGARKLVFTASAADPSASRPTPLINADSSVGFKGCKLVGCGSALPSLSISNDDLAKLVDTNDEWISVRTGIRNRRVLSGKDNMTALAVEASKKALEMAEVDPGDVDLILLCTSTPEDLFGSAPQIQKALGCRSNPLSFDITAACSGFMLGLVSAACYIRGGGFKNVLVIGADALSRYVDWTDRGTCILFGDGAGAVLVQACDIAEDGLFAFDLHSDGEGQRHLNASLKENETDKKVGTNGSLIGFPPKSSNFSCIQMNGKEVFRFAVRVVPQSIEASLQKAGLTNSSIDWLLLHQANQRIIDAVATRLEIPSEHVISNLSNYGNTSAASIPLALDEAVRSGKVQAGHTIAAAGFGAGLTWGSAIMRWG, from the exons ATGGGCTGCCAATGCGTCAATCCCTTGCTGCAGAACCGCCCCTTCTCTTCTCAACTCACGCCGGTAAAGTTCTCCGGCGCCTCTATCTCCCCTACTTCCAGCTCGCGCATGGTGTCCTTGCGCCCAGCTGGAGCGCGGAAGCTCGTTTTCACCGCATCCGCCGCGGATCCGTCCGCCTCTCGCCCTACTCCGCTTATAAATGCGGACTCCAG TGTTGGTTTCAAAGGCTGCAAACTAGTAGGCTGTGGCTCTGCACTCCCGAGTTTAAGTATTTCCAATGACGACCTTGCGAAGCTTGTCGATACTAACGATGAATGGATTTCTGTCCGAACTGGAATCCGCAATCGGAGAGTTCTTTCAg GCAAAGACAATATGACTGCTCTAGCTGTGGAGGCTTCAAAGAAAGCTCTCGAGATGGCCGAGGTTGATCCTGGTGACGTAGATCTAATTTTATTGTGTACTTCAACACCAGAGGATCTTTTTGGCAGCGCACCGCAG ATTCAAAAAGCATTGGGTTGCAGAAGCAACCCACTATCTTTCGATATCACTGCTGCTTGTAGTGGGTTCATGCTGGGATTGGTATCTGCTGCTTGCTATATCAGAG GTGGCGGTTTTAAAAATGTCCTTGTAATTGGTGCCGATGCACTTTCTCGATATGTCGATTGGACAGACAGAGGGACCTGTATCCTCTTCGGTGACGGTGCTGGTGCTGTACTAGTGCAG GCCTGTGACATTGCAGAAGATGGTTTATTCGCTTTCGACTTGCATAGTGATGGTGAGGGTCAAAG GCACTTAAATGCTTCTCTAAAAGAGAACGAAACAGATAAAAAAGTGGGAACAAATGGTTCACTAATTGGATTTCCACCAAAAAGCTCCAACTTTTCCTGCATTCAAATGAATGGTAAGGAGGTCTTCAGGTTTGCTGTTCGAGTTGTGCCGCAGTCCATTGAAGCTTCCTTACAGAAAGCCGGTCTGACTAACTCCAGCATTGATTGGTTACTTCTCCATCAG GCAAACCAAAGGATTATTGATGCAGTGGCAACGCGTTTGGAGATCCCATCCGAACACGTGATATCAAATTTGTCCAACTATGGCAATACTAGTGCTGCTTCCATCCCATTGGCATTGGACGAAGCTGTTCGCAGTGGAAAAGTTCAGGCAGGCCATACAATCGCTGCTGCTGGATTCGGTGCTGGTCTTACGTGGGGCTCTGCCATCATGAGATGGGGATGA
- the LOC116030731 gene encoding transcription elongation factor SPT6 homolog, producing the protein MAGNNVISDDEDEVGVEEEERDEEPADGEGVDERDDDEEEEDEDEEGQDEYEKDGFIVDDVDEEEEEEEEDRADSDEDRHKKKKRKKRESERNYELDEDDYELLQESNISVHRPKLESKKFKRLKKARRDEEGHSDFPEEEDFDESGKRGRTAEEKLKHSLFGDDEGQPLEDIAEEEQPEEEEEDADIGEEDEMADFIVDEEEVDEHGAPVRRKKMNKKKSRQAPGVSSTALQEAHDIFGDVDELLRLRKQGLAKMGHYDEGGEWRERRLEDEFEPIILSEKYMTEKDEKIREIDIPERMQLSEESTGPPTDEMSISEETNWIYNQLRFVPPFNKRETGTSEEGNELPIDKDDIMRFLDLMHVQKLDIPFIAMYRKEECMTLLKDPDQGEVDALENNSDKKPVLNWHKVLWAIQDLDRKWLLLQKRKSALQSYYNKRFEEESRRVYDETRLNLNKQLFESISKSLKAAGSEREVDDVDSKFNLHFPPGEVGVDEGQFKRPKRKSQYSICSKAGLWEVASKFGYSSEQFGLQISLEKMRMDELEDPKETPEEMASNFTCAMFETPQAVLKGARHMAAVEISCEPSVRKYVRSVYMTDAVVSTSPTPDGNAAIDPFHQFAGVKWLRDKPLSRFDDAQWLLIQKAEEEKLLQVTIKLPAPVLEKLLSDSNDYYLSDGVSKSAQLWNEQRKLILQDAISNFLLPSMEKEARSMLSSRAKSWLLSEYGQLLWNKVSVGPYQRRENDVSSDEEAAPRVMACCWGPGKPATTFVMLDSSGEVLDILYAGSLSLRGQNVNDEQRKKNDQQRLLKFMMDHQPHVVVLGAVNLSCTRLKEDIYEIIFKMVEDNPRDVGHEMDNLNIVYGDETLPHLYENSRISADQLPSQSGIVRRAVALGRYLQNPLAMVGTLCGPGREILSWKLSSMENFLTPDEKYGMIEQIMVDATNQVGLDLNLAISHEWLFAPLQFISGLGPRKAASLQRSLVRQQTIFTRKDLLTEHHLGKKVFVNAVGFLRVRRSGYASNSSTYIDLLDDTRIHPESYSLAQELAKDVYLKDVGEDTNDDDEVLEMAIEHVREKPQLLRGVDPYKYADAKQRISKKETLNDIRLELMQGFQDWRRPYVEPSQDEEFYMISGETEDTLSEGRIVQATIRRVQPQKAICALDSGLSGILMKEDSSDDWRDINDLTEKLRDGDILTCRIKSIQKNRYQVFLSCKENDMRGNRFQNNRIMDPFYHEDRSSLPTEQEKARKEKELAKKHFKPRMIVHPRFKNITADEAMEFLSDKEPGESIVRPSSRGPSYLTLTLKVYDGVYAHKDIVEGGKEHKDITSLLRIGKTLKIGDDTFEDLDEVMDRYVDPLVAHLKAMLNYRKFRKGTKGEVDELLRIEKSDNPMRIVYSFGISHEHPGTFILTYIRSSNPHHEYVGLYPKGFKFRKRMFEDLDRLVVYFQRHIDDPHDSAPSIRSVAAMVPMRSPAAGGSSGFGGGWGGSSNDGDWRGGQNDRTPGSRQGRNDYRNGGNQDGHPSGVPRPFGGRGRGRGRGRGRGSYDNNRGNNDGNDRQDSDYGSQKWGSKEGGDDGWGGGGGGGSGGGGWGSTSDGGGGGGWGNDRGGGGSDDSGWGGGKKTNTQSQPGGGGGGWSADSGGGGGGGW; encoded by the exons ATGGCTGGGAACAACGTGATCTCCGACGACGAGG ATGAGGTTGGAGTTGAGGAAGAGGAGCGCGACGAAGAGCCGGCAGACGGGGAGGGAGTGGACGAGCGCGACGATGACGAGGAAGAAGAGGACGAAGATG AAGAAGGGCAAGATGAGTATGAGAAGGATGGATTTATAGTAGATGATGTTgatgaagaggaagaggaggaggaggaagatagAGCTGACAGTGATGAAGATAGacacaagaagaagaaaaggaagaaaag GGAGTCTGAGAGGAATTACGAGCTTGATGAAGACGATTACGAACTTCTGCAAGAAAGCAACATATCAGTTCATCGCCCAAAACTT GAGAGCAAAAAATTCAAGCGGCTGAAAAAAGCTCGACGGGATGAGGAAGGGCATTCCGATTTTCCTGAGGAGGAGGATTTTGATGAATCTGGCAAGCGTGGCCGTACAGCTGAGGAGAAGCTCAAGCACAGTTTATTTGGTGATGACGAAG GGCAACCACTTGAGGATATTGCTGAGGAGGAGCAGccagaggaagaagaggaggatgCAGATattggtgaagaagatgaaatggCTGATTTCAttgttgatgaagaagaagttgaCGAGCATGGTGCACCCGTGAG AAggaagaaaatgaataaaaagaaaTCCAGACAGGCCCCAGGAGTTTCATCCACCGCACTTCAGGAAGCCCATGACATATTTGGTGATGTTGATGAGCTCTTAAGGCTTCGCAAACAAGGATTGGCAAAGATGGGCCATTATGATGAAGGTGGTGAGTGGAGGGAAAGGAGGCTTGAAGATGAATTTGAGCCGATTATTCTTTCTGAGAAATATATGACTGAGAAGGATGAGAAGATTCGCGAGATAGATATCCCAGAAAGAATGCAG TTATCTGAGGAAAGCACTGGTCCACCTACGGATGAGATGAGTATAAGTGAGGAGACTAACTGGATCTACAATCAACTCCGGTTTGTGCCCCCATTTAACAAGCGGGAGACAGGGACAAGTGAAGAAGGAAATGAACTTCCAATCGACAAAGATGATATTATGAGGTTTTTGGATTTAATGCATGTGCAGAAGTTGGAT ATACCATTTATTGCTATGTACCGGAAGGAGGAATGCATGACGTTACTTAAGGATCCAGACCAGGGCGAAGTTGATGCTCTTGAGAATAACTCTGACAAAAAACCAGTGCTAAATTGGCACAAG GTGCTTTGGGCAATCCAGGATTTAGACAGAAAGTGGCTTCTTCTTCAGAAGCGGAAGAGTGCTCTCCAGTCATACTATAACAAACGCTTTGAAGAGGAGTCACGTAGGGTATATGATGAAACAAGGCTAAATTTGAATAAACAGCTTTTTGAATCAATTTCTAAGTCACTCAAAGCAGCTGGGTCGGAAAGGGAGGTTGATGATGTCGATTCAAAATTTAACCTACACTTCCCCCCTGGTGAAGTTGGTGTTGATGAAGGTCAATTTAAGAGGCCGAAGAGGAAATCACAGTATAGCATTTGCAGCAAGGCTGGGCTGTGGGAAGTCGCGAGCAAGTTTGGTTACAGCTCCGAACAATTTGGGTTGCAGATATCTCTGGAAAAGATG AGAATGGATGAATTGGAAGACCCAAAGGAAACACCAGAGGAGATGGCTTCGAACTTCACCTGCGCGATGTTTGAAACACCACAAGCAGTTCTCAAGGGTGCTAGGCACATG GCAGCAGTTGAGATTAGCTGTGAACCTAGTGTCCGGAAATATGTCCGTTCTGTCTATATGACAGATGCTGTAGTATCAACATCACCTACTCCGGATGGGAATGCAGCTATTGATCCTTTTCATCAGTTTGCGGGAGTGAAGTGGCTACGGGACAAGCCACTTTCCAGATTTGATGATGCACAATGGCTTCTCATACAGAAGGCTGAAGAGGAGAAACTCTTACAAGTTACTATAAAGCTGCCAGCACCGGTCCTGGAGAAGCTTTTGTCTGACTCCAATGATTATTACCTTAGTGATGGTGTGAGTAAATCTGCTCAATTATGGAATGAGCAGAGGAAGTTGATACTTCAAGATGCAATTTCTAATTTTCTCTTACCATCAATGGAGAAAGAAGCAAGATCTATGTTATCTAGTAGAGCAAAGAGTTGGTTGCTTTCGGAATATGGACAGCTTTTATGGAACAAAGTTTCTGTTGGTCCATATCAGcgaagagaaaatgatgttagCTCAGATGAAGAAGCTGCACCAAGGGTTATGGCATGCTGTTGGGGACCTGGAAAACCTGCAACCACTTTTGTGATGTTGGATTCATCTGGAGAAGTTCTGGATATCTTGTATGCAGGGTCTCTCAGCCTTCGTGGTCAGAATGTTAATGATGAGCAGAGAAAAAAGAATGATCAGCAAAGGCTTTTAAAGTTTATGATGGATCACCAACCTCATGTTGTTGTACTAGGAGCTGTGAATTTGTCTTGCACACGTCTCAAGGAGGATATTTATGAG ATTATATTTAAGATGGTCGAGGATAACCCAAGAGATGTTGGTCATGAGATGGATAATTTGAACATTGTGTATGGTGATGAGACCCTTCCTCATCTCTATGAGAACTCCCGTATTTCAGCTGATCAGCTTCCTTCACAGTCGG GTATTGTGAGACGTGCTGTAGCCCTTGGGCGTTACCTTCAAAATCCTTTAGCAATGGTTGGTACATTATGTGGACCAGGGAGGGAGATACTATCCTGGAAGCTGAGTTCTATGGAGAACTTTTTAACTCCTGATGAGAAGTATGGAATGATTGAACAGATTATGGTGGATGCCACTAACCAAGTGGGTCTAGATCTTAATTTGGCTATAAGTCATGAGTGGTTATTTGCACCTCTGCAATTTATTTCTGGACTAGGACCCAGAAAGGCTGCATCGCTGCAAAGATCCTTGGTTAGACAACAAACAATATTCACCAGAAAGGACCTGTTGACTGAACATCACCTTGGTAAAAAGGTGTTTGTCAATGCGGTTGGTTTCCTGCGAGTGCGGCGAAGTGGATATGCTTCTAACAGTAGTACATATATTGACTTGTTGGATGATACAAGGATACATCCAGAATCGTATAGTCTTGCTCAGGAATTGGCCAAAGATGTTTATCTCAAAGATGTTGGTGAAGATacaaatgatgatgatgaagtgcTGGAAATGGCTATTGAGCATGTGAGAGAGAAACCTCAGTTACTAAGGGGGGTCGATCCTTATAAATATGCTGATGCAAAGCAGCGCATAAGTAAAAAGGAAACTCTGAATGATATAAGATTGGAGCTGATGCAAGGATTTCAGGATTGGAGAAGACCATATGTAGAGCCTAGCCAGGATGAGGAATTTTACATGATTTCTGGTGAGACTGAGGATACACTATCTGAAGGAAGAATTGTGCAAGCAACCATTCGCAGGGTTCAACCTCAGAAAGCTATATGTGCTCTTGACTCTGGTCTGTCTGGCATACTCATGAAGGAAGATTCTTCAGATGATTGGAGGGATATAAATGACTTAACTGAAAAATTACGCGATGGTGATATATTGACTTGTAGAATCAAGTCAATCCAAAAGAACAGATACCAGGTGTTTTTAAGTTGCAAAGAGAATGACATGAGAGGTAATCGCTTCCAAAATAATAGGATTATGGATCCTTTCTACCATGAAGATCGCAGTAGCTTACCGACTGAGCAAGAAAAAGCTCGCAAAGAGAAGGAGCTTGCAAAGAAGCATTTCAAGCCAAGGATGATTGTTCATCCTCGTTTCAAAAATATAACAGCAGATGAAGCAATGGAG TTCCTGAGTGACAAAGAACCTGGTGAAAGTATCGTACGCCCTAGTTCCCGTGGGCCATCTTATTTAACTTTAACACTCAAGGTTTATGATGGCGTGTATGCCCACAAAGATATAGTGGAAGGTGGAAAGGAGCACAAAGATATTACAAGTCTGCTCCGAATAGGGAAGACTTTGAAAATAGGGGATGACACATTTGAGGATTTGGATGAG GTGATGGATCGTTATGTTGATCCATTAGTTGCTCATCTGAAGGCAATGCTGAACTACCGTAAGTTTAGGAAGGGGACTAAAGGGGAAGTCGATGAACTCCTTCGCATTGAAAAATCTGATAACCCAATGAGGATTGTCTATTCTTTTGGTATATCTCATGAACATCCGGGTACTTTTATCTTGACTTATATCAGAAGTTCAAATCCGCACCATGAATATGTTGGTCTGTATCCAAAAGGGTTCAAGTTCAGAAAGAGAATGTTTGAGGATCTTGATCGTCTTGTGGTATATTTCCAAAGACATATTGATGATCCACATGACTCTGCACCATCAATACGATCAGTTGCTGCAATGGTGCCTATGCGGAGCCCTGCTGCTGGTGGCTCATCAGGATTTGGTGGTGGTTGGGGTGGTTCATCCAATGATGGTGATTGGAGGGGTGGTCAAAATGACAGAACACCAGGTTCTAGACAAG GGAGAAATGATTATAGAAACGGTGGTAATCAAGATGGACATCCCAGTGGAGTGCCCAGGCCATTTGGTGGTCGTGGTCGCGGACGTGGACGAGGCCGTGGCCGGGGATCTTATGATAATAACAGAGGAAACAATGATGGTAATGACAGACAAGATTCAGATTATGGCTCCCAAAAGTGGGGTTCCAAGGAAGGTGGTGATGATGGGtggggtggtggtggaggtggaggaAGCGGTGGCGGCGGTTGGGGAAGTACGAGTGATGGTGGAGGCGGCGGTGGATGGGGCAACGACAGAGGTGGTGGTGGTTCAGATGATTCTGGGTGGGGTGGCGGCAAAAAGACTAACACACAGTCGCAACctggtggtggcggtggtggatGGTCTGCAGACagtggtggtggcggtggagGCGGGTGGTGA
- the LOC116030892 gene encoding nascent polypeptide-associated complex subunit alpha-like protein, which produces MTAQSQEEVLAAHLEQQKIESEEPVIEDDDDDEDDDDDEGDEKDEDEEHGDGSGRSKQSRSEKKSRKAMLKLGMKPILGVSRVTVKKSKNILFIISKPDVFKSPNSDTYVIFGEAKIEDLSSQLQTQAAEQFKAPNISDVISKPEPSTAAQDDEDDVDETGVEPKDIELVMTQAGVSRAKAVKALKAADGDIVSAIMELTN; this is translated from the exons ATGACTGCTCAATCGCAAGAAGAGGTCCTGGCTGCTCATCTCGAACAGCAGAAGATCGAG TCTGAGGAGCCAGTtattgaggatgatgatgatgatgaagacgacgatgatgatgaaggtgatgaaaaagatgaagatgaag AACATGGAGATGGTAGTGGTAGGTCAAAGCAGAGCAGGAGTGAGAAGAAGAGTCGTAAAGCTATGCTAAAGCTGGGAATGAAGCCTATCCTTGGTGTCAGTCGGGTCACTGTCAAGAAGAGCAAGAAT ATACTATTCATCATCTCAAAACCGGATGTTTTCAAGAGCCCCAACTCAGACACCTACGTTATTTTTGGTGAGGCTAAGATTGAGGATTTAAGCTCACAGCTGCAAACTCAAGCTGCTGAACAGTTCAAGGCGCCTAATATTAGCGACGTCATATCAAAGCCCGAGCCATCAACTGCAGCTcaagatgatgaggatgatgtaGATGAGACCGGTGTAGAACCCAAGGATATAGAGTTGGTGATGACCCAAGCTGGGGTTTCCCGGGCTAAGGCTGTCAAAGCTCTAAAGGCTGCGGACGGGGATATCGTCTCTGCCATTATGGAACTTACAAACTAG
- the LOC116029504 gene encoding probable serine/threonine-protein kinase PBL23, whose protein sequence is MLSRALLPSQNQQNGIQKVLIVLDASLERNADGIIAAIRSLPLKQGDRVLQLGVIQPFRTDNTSPPCIGCIAEIVRKTKLHSSATISMRKKHLEQEARKKKKEYLSNPKIADLIKQLQMQQIKFDIEVEADSLNETTIRVAKSLGATCVILDRNMKKDRKYFLDNLSSCGILRIKHDNNIETIRGPKMVDAHDKTVQGLKMSEDAEKALKRGQCIHGSNEGEVLEDLFESSTCSLCNNRLLMTRPTVEFTYADLHLATSGFSPQNLLANHGSQIYIGALNDGHRIVVIKHPSVNISENEFKSQAQMLGNVRHQNVATLLGWCSEGQHRLLVYQYVCNGSLNRHLQDKSSSLSWERRMKIALGAAKGLQYLHKKNIYANMKPKNILINHDHHPLLVNFGLARNLYEGLDYSYDSRVIKTLEYIAPDYEENGADISKTDVYSFGVVLLELITGRKTLEETNGQSYLRWARPLLKKKMYPSLVDPALNGSHDLHQLYGMIRLAQKCVSLEAERRPSIDKVVMDLECIIHGCSLKDHSPTDSEWMELVKRR, encoded by the exons ATGCTTTCTCGGGCGCTTCTCCCTTCCCA AAACCAGCAGAATGGCATACAGAAGGTGCTGATCGTCCTAGACGCCTCTCTGGAACGAAACGCTGATGGAATCATAGCTGCAATACGCAGCCTGCCACTTAAGCAAGGCGACCGTGTTTTGCAGCTTGGAGTCATTCAGCCTTTCAGGACTGATAATACTTCTCCACCATGCATAGGATGCATAGCAGAAA TAGTACGAAAGACCAAACTGCATTCAAGCGCGACAATTAGCATGAGGAAGAAGCACCTCGAGCAAGAGGCTcggaagaagaaaaaggagtACTTGAGCAATCCCAAGATTGCAGATTTGATTAAGCAGCTTCAAATGCAGCAG ATCAAGTTTGATATAGAAGTCGAAGCTGATTCACTGAACGAGACTACTATAAGAGTGGCTAAGAGTCTTGGGGCAACATGTGTTATTCTTGACAG GAATATGAAGAAAGACCGGAAATACTTTCTGGATAATCTATCCTCTTGTGGGATACTAAGGATTAAGCATGATAACAACATTGAGACGATCCGAGGACCAAAGATGGTTGATGCACATGATAAGACAGTCCAAGGATTAAAGATGTCCGAAGATGCTGAGAAAGCCTTGAAAAGAGGACAGTGCATCCATGGGTCTAATGAAG GTGAAGTTCTAGAAGATTTATTCGAGAGTTCAACTTGCTCATTGTGCAACAACAGACTTCTGATGACTAGACCAACAGTCGAATTTACTTATGCTGATCTGCACCTCGCAACCAGTGGCTTTTCCCCGCAGAATTTATTGGCAAATCATGGCAGCCAAATCTACATAGGAGCACTGAACGATGGACATAGGATTGTGGTTATTAAGCATCCTTCTGTAAACATTTCAGAGAACGAATTTAAATCGCAGGCTCAGATGCTTGGAAACGTGAGACATCAGAACGTTGCCACGCTGCTAGGTTGGTGCTCAGAAGGACAACATAGGCTGCTGGTCTATCAGTATGTCTGCAACGGTTCGTTAAACAGACATCTgcaag ATAAAAGTAGCAGCTTGTCGTGggaaagaagaatgaaaatagCATTGGGAGCTGCCAAGGGGTTACAGTATCTGCACAAGAAAAACATTTATGCAAATATGAAGCCAAAGAACATTCTGATAAACCATGATCATCATCCATTG CTGGTGAATTTTGGGCTTGCAAGAAACCTGTATGAGGGCCTGGATTACTCATATGACTCAAGGGTGATCAAGACACTAGAATACATAGCACCGGACTATGAAGAAAACGGTGCAGATATAAGCAAGACAGATGTTTATTCCTTCGGGGTAGTCCTCCTAGAGCTGATCACGGGCCGAAAGACCCTAGAGGAGACAAATGGACAAAGCTACCTGAGATGG GCAAGGCCACTTCTGAAGAAGAAAATGTACCCTAGCTTGGTTGATCCAGCCTTAAACGGCTCCCACGACTTGCATCAACTATACGGGATGATCCGTTTGGCCCAGAAATGCGTTAGCTTGGAGGCCGAAAGACGACCATCCATAGATAAG GTGGTGATGGATTTGGAGTGCATCATTCATGGCTGCAGCCTTAAAGACCATTCGCCCACCGATTCTGAGTGGATGGAACTAGTTAAAAGGAGGTAG